A section of the Stenotrophomonas sp. 364 genome encodes:
- the lpdA gene encoding dihydrolipoyl dehydrogenase, which produces MAAIEIKVPDIGDYSGVPVIELLVAVGETVKKDQGLVTLESDKATLEVPSSAAGVVKEIKVKLGDNLSEGDVVLLLEAEGEAAAPAAPAKADAPKAEAAPASKPPVTPSHRAPAEPAAPQPALSSGKPADIECKMVVLGAGPGGYTAAFRSADLGVDTVLIERYASLGGVCLNVGCIPSKALLHAAAVIDEVAHAGDFGVEFGAPTITLDKLRGYKEKVVTQLTKGLAGMAKQRKVRTVQGLATFVSANELEIVGDDGKTQLLRFEQCIIAAGSQAVKLPNFPWDDKRVMDSTDALELADVPGSLLVVGGGIIGLEMATVYAALGSKVTVVEFMDQLMPGADKDLVKPLADRLKKQGVEVHLKTKASGVSADAKGITVTFEAAAEGETPALAQGTFDRVLVAVGRSPNGKKIGAEKAGVQVTERGFIPVDRQMRTNVPHIFAIGDIVGNPMLAHKATHEGKLAAEVASGEKKEWVARVIPSVAYTNPEIAWVGVTETEAKAKGLNVGVAKFPWAASGRAIGIGRTEGFTKLIFDEETHRIIGGAIVGVHAGDLLAEIGLAIEMGAEAEDIGHTIHAHPTLSESVAMAAEIYDGTITDLYMPKKR; this is translated from the coding sequence ATGGCCGCAATTGAAATCAAGGTTCCCGACATCGGCGATTACAGCGGTGTGCCGGTGATCGAACTGCTGGTTGCCGTGGGCGAAACGGTGAAGAAGGACCAGGGGCTGGTCACGCTGGAGTCGGACAAGGCAACGCTGGAAGTGCCGTCGTCGGCCGCCGGCGTGGTCAAGGAAATCAAGGTCAAGCTCGGCGACAACCTGTCCGAAGGCGATGTGGTGCTGTTGCTTGAAGCCGAAGGCGAGGCTGCCGCACCGGCTGCGCCGGCCAAGGCCGACGCACCCAAGGCAGAAGCCGCGCCGGCCAGCAAGCCGCCGGTGACCCCATCGCACCGCGCCCCGGCCGAACCGGCCGCGCCGCAGCCGGCGCTGTCGTCGGGCAAGCCGGCCGACATCGAATGCAAGATGGTGGTGCTGGGCGCTGGCCCCGGCGGTTACACCGCCGCGTTCCGCTCGGCCGACCTGGGCGTGGACACGGTGTTGATCGAGCGGTACGCCAGCCTCGGCGGCGTCTGCCTCAACGTGGGCTGCATTCCGTCCAAGGCGCTGCTGCATGCTGCCGCGGTGATCGATGAAGTGGCCCACGCCGGTGATTTCGGCGTCGAGTTCGGCGCGCCCACGATCACCCTGGACAAGCTGCGCGGCTACAAGGAAAAGGTGGTCACCCAGCTGACCAAGGGCCTGGCCGGCATGGCCAAGCAGCGCAAGGTGCGCACGGTGCAGGGCCTGGCCACGTTCGTGTCGGCCAACGAGCTGGAGATCGTCGGCGACGACGGCAAGACCCAGCTGCTGCGTTTCGAGCAGTGCATCATCGCCGCCGGTTCGCAGGCGGTGAAGCTGCCGAACTTCCCGTGGGACGACAAGCGCGTGATGGATTCCACCGATGCACTCGAGCTGGCCGACGTGCCGGGTTCGCTGCTGGTGGTGGGCGGCGGCATCATCGGCCTGGAAATGGCGACGGTGTATGCGGCCCTCGGCAGCAAGGTCACGGTGGTGGAGTTCATGGACCAGCTGATGCCGGGCGCCGACAAGGACCTGGTGAAGCCGCTGGCCGACCGTCTGAAGAAGCAGGGCGTCGAGGTCCACCTGAAGACCAAGGCGTCGGGCGTGAGCGCCGATGCCAAGGGCATCACGGTGACCTTCGAGGCTGCCGCCGAGGGCGAGACGCCTGCGCTGGCGCAAGGCACGTTCGACCGCGTGCTGGTGGCCGTGGGCCGTTCGCCGAACGGCAAGAAGATTGGTGCCGAGAAGGCCGGCGTGCAGGTGACCGAGCGTGGCTTCATTCCGGTGGACCGCCAGATGCGCACGAACGTGCCGCACATCTTCGCCATCGGCGACATCGTGGGTAACCCGATGCTGGCCCACAAGGCGACGCACGAAGGCAAGCTGGCTGCGGAAGTGGCCTCGGGCGAGAAGAAGGAGTGGGTGGCGCGGGTGATTCCGTCGGTGGCCTATACGAACCCGGAAATCGCCTGGGTGGGCGTGACCGAGACCGAGGCGAAGGCCAAGGGTCTGAATGTGGGCGTGGCGAAGTTCCCGTGGGCGGCCAGTGGCCGTGCGATCGGTATCGGTCGTACCGAGGGCTTCACCAAGCTGATCTTCGACGAGGAGACGCACCGCATCATCGGTGGCGCGATCGTGGGCGTGCACGCCGGCGATCTGCTGGCCGAGATCGGGCTGGCGATCGAGATGGGCGCGGAGGCCGAGGACATCGGTCACACCATCCACGCGCACCCGACGCTGAGCGAATCGGTGGCGATGGCCGCGGAGATCTACGACGGCACCATCACCGATCTGTACATGCCCAAGAAGCGGTAA